The following proteins are co-located in the Solea solea chromosome 21, fSolSol10.1, whole genome shotgun sequence genome:
- the dhrs7cb gene encoding dehydrogenase/reductase (SDR family) member 7Cb: MSLPSVVMLPLLIVVAAGVYYIYNEVMRFMSKSLVRNKVVVITDAVSGAGTECAHLFHKGGARLILCGTSWDKLESLFDSLTSDADPRETFAPKLVILDFSDMDSMEDVVAEVLECYGCVDVLICNSSMKLKAPIQNISLEVDRNIMDINYFGPSFLAKGLLPTMISRRSGHILLVNSIQGRLAIPFRSSYAASKHAAQAFFDCLRAEVEEYGIVVSTISHTFINASELPPVEEPAPKPNALAAYIASQMTHGVRPSVLANEIMQTVNRKRKEVVLAHPIPRVALYLRSLLPPFLFAVLAAGVRDSTLVE, translated from the exons ATGTCCCTACCCTCTGTGGTCATGTTGCCCCTGCTGATCGTCGTGGCAGCGGGGGTATACTACATCTACAACGAGGTCATGCGGTTCATGTCCAAGTCCTTGGTGCGAAACAAAGTGGTGGTGATCACGGATGCTGTGTCCGGGGCGGGGACCG AGTGTGCCCATCTGTTCCATAAGGGCGGTGCCAGACTGATCCTATGTGGGACAAGCTGGGACAAACTGGAGTCTCTGTTTGACTCGCTCACGAGTGATGCCGACCCAAGGGAG ACGTTTGCCCCCAAACTGGTGATCTTGGACTTCAGTGATATGGACAGCATGGAGGACGTGGTGGCTGAGGTCTTGGAGTGTTATGGCTGCGTGGATGTGTTGATCTGTAACAGCAGCATGAAGCTGAAGGCGCCCATACAGAACATCTCCCTGGAAGTTGACAGGAACATCATGGACATCAACTATTTTGGACCAAGCTTTTTGGCCAAAG GTCTTCTTCCAACAATGATCTCGAGGAGGTCGGGCCACATCTTACTGGTGAACAGTATCCAGGGTCGACTGGCTATTCCATTCAGAAGTTCAT acGCCGCGTCGAAGCACGCAGCTCAGGCCTTCTTCGACTGCCTGCGGGCTGAAGTGGAGGAGTACGGGATCGTCGTCAGCACCATCAGTCACACCTTCATCAACGCCTCCGAACTGCCGCCTGTCGAGGAGCCAGCGCCTAAGCCCAACGCCCTGGCTGCAT ATATTGCAAGCCAGATGACCCATGGCGTGCGTCCGTCAGTGCTGGCCAATGAGATTATGCAGACTGTAAACAGAAAGAGGAAGGAGGTGGTGCTGGCGCACCCCATCCCCAGGGTGGCGCTCTACCTTcgctccctcctcccccccttccTCTTTGCGGTGCTGGCTGCTGGAGTGAGAGACTCGACGTTGGTTGAGTAG